The following proteins are co-located in the Malus sylvestris chromosome 13, drMalSylv7.2, whole genome shotgun sequence genome:
- the LOC126595659 gene encoding transcription factor bHLH110-like: MAEECGVAISSSSTQLTQQNWWDLVSSTNPWQQQQQQQQLNQKYSNSSNNNCDDVDQDVSISSTSFTNASNHSSLSVDSSRRLLADQRSASSNDDLINGEQVSDNHIWNHVLLSVNANHDLRNNDHGVGENFIDALPSKGLSTHHVMYDEPACDYLKKLDNNSTWEFTNSAASNFNNFEKQINGGFMDNNMNISIENERLTKLSNLVSSWSIAPPEPQLVLNNFPPHQVMDHDHHYSQPNLCHLKPQPFFNDSTSSCNPQMGITNRNSASSLFSCYRSQNMKVDDQNHGHPNGIEYQIGLDNPMAADHHNSKYFNGNGSILPDSYSSCTSTNAARNFADVISFTSRLGNKPLNDLHAPKPCFKSFNSSDHSKKQNLQTSSSARMSGGRGQGIANEGKKKRTDDTSSETVVKKPKQETSTVSSAKMQAPKVKLGDRITALQQIVSPFGKTDTASVLYEAIQYIKFLQEQVHVLLNSPYLKTNSPKDPWAMERKDHKGDTKVDLKSKGLCLVPVSCTPQVYRENTGSDYWTPTYRGSLYR, translated from the exons ATGGCCGAAGAATGCGGTGttgcaatctcttcttcctctacGCAGCTAACGCAACAAAACTGGTGGGATCTCGTCAGCTCTACCAACCCatggcagcagcagcagcagcagcagcaactaAATCAGAAGTACTCCAACTCTTCTAATAATAATTGTGATGATGTTGATCAGGATGTTTCAATCTCCAGTACTTCCTTTACCAATGCCTCCAACCACTCAAGCCTCAGCGTCGACTCCTCTCGCAGACTGCTTGCTGATCAACGTTCTGCTTCTTCCAACGACGACCTGATTAATGGCGAACAGGTCTCTGATAATCATATTTGGAACCATGTCCTATT AAGCGTTAATGCAAACCATGATTTACGCAACAATGATCATGGTGTTGGAGAGAACTTCATAGATGCACTACCATCCAAGGGCTTGTCAACTCATCATGTTATGTACGATGAGCCTGCTTGTGACTACTTGAAGAAGTTGGACAACAATAGTACTTGGGAGTTCACAAACTCAGCCGCCTCCAATTTCAACAATTTTGAAAAGCAAATAAATGGAGGATTCATGGATAACAACATGAATATTAGTATTGAGAACGAAAGGTTAACCAAGTTGTCTAATCTAGTCAGCAGTTGGTCCATTGCACCCCCAGAACCACAACTAGTACTCAACAATTTTCCTCCTCATCAAGTAATGGATCATGATCATCACTACTCACAACCAAATCTCTGTCACTTAAAGCCGCAACCGTTTTTTAATGATTCCACCTCATCATGCAATCCTCAGATGGGAATTACAAATAGAAACTCGGCATCCAGTTTATTTTCGTGTTACCGCAGTCAAAATATGAAGGTAGACGATCAGAACCATGGACACCCTAATGGCATTGAATATCAGATTGGCCTCGACAACCCAATGGCTGCAGATCATCATAATAGCAAGTACTTCAATGGAAATGGATCAATCTTGCCGGATTCTTATTCTTCATGCACTAGTACTAATGCAGCCAGAAATTTTGCAGATGTTATATCTTTTACGAGTCGATTAGGAAATAAGCCCTTGAATGACCTTCATGCTCCTAAGCCTTGTTTCAAATCTTTCAACTCTTCTGATCATTCTAAGAAGCAAAACCTGCAAACTTCTTCGTCG GCAAGAATGAGTGGTGGAAGAGGACAGGGAATtgcaaatgaaggaaaaaagaaaagaacggACGACACATCATCAGAAACAGTCGTGAAAAAGCCTAAGCAAGAAACTTCTACAGTTTCATCTGCAAAG ATGCAGGCACCAAAAGTCAAGCTTGGGGACAGGATCACGGCCCTTCAACAAATCGTGTCTCCATTTGGAAAG ACTGATACGGCATCAGTACTATACGAAGCGATTCAGTACATTAAGTTCCTGCAAGAACAAGTGCACGTG CTATTGAATAGCCCTTATTTGAAGACAAATTCACCAaag GATCCATGGGCGATGGAAAGAAAAGATCACAAGGGAGATACAAAGGTTGATCTCAAGAGCAAGGGCCTATGTTTGGTGCCTGTTTCATGTACGCCTCAAGTTTATCGTGAAAATACAGGATCAGACTATTGGACACCAACATATAGAGGAAGTTTGTATAGATAA